The DNA sequence gtgTTACAGTAGAGCGAACTCAACCTCAAAAAGAGGTAAAGAAAGTCTTGgtcccaaaaaataattaaacaaatgatGATCATGAATTGCTAGAAGCCTGAAGCGAACTCAACCTCAAAAAGAGGGAAAGAAAGTCTTGgtcccaaaaaataatactaaaagaATCATgatcattttatcactaccccgcattttatcactaccccgTTGATATgtactatattttgtttgatttgatagaaacactaataattaaatgaataacgcaatatatttttcttacataAGGAAGGATGGCCAGAATTTATTAACGTTACAATCCCAAATAGCATTAACCAAAGCCACAAATAATCTAAATTGCCTGCATATTGAAAAAGCACACTTTAGAGTAATGTGAAATCATCCATGGTAGCGAAGACCCTTTTTTATGACCTCCTCAAAATTAACATAAGATTCCCCTCCAACTTGAGTAACATCTTGTGCTATTTTTTTCCACTCTTGAGCCTTCAATCTCATCTTCTTACCCTTCTCCCCAACCATCATCTCCCTAACCACATTCGCGATATCGTCCCTCCTCACTCGATGATCGATCTCCATCCCGATCCCCCACTTCTCGCACGAGTAGTGGCAGTTCGTCTGCTGGTCCGCGAAAAAGGGCCAGCAGATGACTGGCACACCGCACGAGATGCTTTCCAAATTCGAGTTCCATCCACAGTGCGTCAGGAACGCCCCCACAGCACCGTGGGTCAGCACCTCATCCTGGGCACACCATGTCACCATCACCCCCCTATCTTCAACTGCCTCGAGAAACTCTCGAGGCAGCTCCCCTGACGACTCTCCGTTTTCCCCCTTGACCACGTCGGGCCTCACGACCCACAAAAACGGTTGCTTGCTATCCGCGAGGCCCAAGGCAAAATCCCAGAAGTTCTGGCCCGTCATCGTAGTGATGCTCCCGTAGTTCACGTAGATGACGGACTCGGGCTTCTGGCGGTCAAGCCAATCGAAAACTTTTGAATCCGGCTTCCACAAACTCGAATTGAGAGACTTAGCTTCACCATCCTTCACATGTTTGCCTAACAGAGGAAGTGGGCCGATTGTGTAGAAGTTTGTGTAGTTAAATTTCGAGACCACAGCCTCTAATGCCTCCTTTTCCAATTCTTGGAATGTGTTGAAGATTATGGCAGAGGCTTTCAGACAAGACTGCGCTTCCTCTCCCAAGAAATCGAACATGATGTCGTTCGGATCCGATGTCTGAAAGAAGCTTGGCAGATCCTTCAATCGGATGTTCGGCATGCCCGGGACCCAGTCCACCGGCGTGTCGAGCGTCCCATCGCTCAAAAAATCCTCATCTGCAAACAACAAACACAATTAGAAAAATCTCattcttgtcccacatcgacttttttaatgattttttctcttctataCATATATTGAGTTGACTAATTTTACATGGTATCAGAACAGGCCcaagtagtattttaaaaaaaacacagagACTCACTCAAGGGAAAGATGCCTCTCTTGATGAGCTCACGATAGTGCAAGTAGCCAATGAAGGAGCAAGCCGATGCCGTCCAAAACTGGACATCGGGGAATCCCATCTCCTGCGCCGCTCGGATGCCGAAGCTCATGACTCCGTCCGAGATGACGCACGAGACAGGAGGTGTGTCCCCGCCTTCTGAGTCCAAGCGGGCGAGGAGCTTTTTAAAGGGAGCGAGGCAGGTCATCCTGGTGTAGTAACACAGGAACGGGATGTCCTGCGTCGCTCCCTCGTCAGACTGGACGGGCATGCCGTCCGGGATAGTCTCGAAGCGGAAGTCCGGGAGGCCGCGGACGGAGTCGGGGCCCTTGGAGCGGATGAGGCGGCGGTGGTTGAACTCGGTGTTGACGAAGGTGACGTGGAAGCCGCGGGAGTGGAGGAGCTTCGCCAGCCTCATCATAGGGGTGACGTGGCCTTGGGCTGGATATGGGACCATCACGACATGGGGCTTCTCAGCTATTGaccccatttttttttcttcttcttttgctGTTATTTTCGAATAGCTGTGTTTCTTGTTTAAAGGAGTGGAGATTTATGGTTATGGCTGATTTTTaattggtatttatagagggATGGGTCGCACTGGcatatgtataaataaatggtGCCCATTCTTGATATAGAAAGATCATTGTACCATGTGGGATTTTGTAGATGCTCCTTTCATTTTGTCAATATGCGTGCAAGAGAATCTTTTAATATAGTATGCTCTTTCAATTAGAAAAGTAAGCTCTAATGTCTAGACATGTAAATAGTTCTGATTGGATTATTATTGACTCGACTGATATTAATCCAATTCATTTGAGTTTTATTGTGTCAAGCTGATAACCACTCAATCCGATTAACTTTGACCAAAACTCATTAAATTTGTGCGTGATAGTGTCGGGTTTCCGTGTCATATCAAAAATTTACAACTCTACGTTCACGATACGACACAATTTTATCTAACAAGACGTGATAACAACCCAATCTtgatatcaaattattaattcttGATATTACACGATAAAAGCAGTATTACACAagtaaattatgatataaCTCGATTAATTAGTACTTAACCATGatttaaatctatataattaaattatattatactcccttcatcccacaaaagatgtcacactttcattttagtttgttttgttccataaaagatgtcacatttccatttttggaaaaagttctctctcgcatgaatataaaaattatattttctatctccatttaacacacgaaataaaacctcctaaaatctcgtgcagtcccacaagtgtgacgtCTTTtctgggacgaagggagtaatatttttaaaataaattttttcttaacgGATTCTCCTATTCCAAACCGACCCAATCCAGACATAAACTGAAGTTATCGAATTCTTATTGGATCGATCTGATAAGATTCTAAATCCATTAAAGCTTGACCAAACTCATCAAATTTGTGTATCTCTGTGTCGAATTTTTGTGTATTCTGTCGAATTTTTGTGTAGTGTGAAAAATTGCAGGAAGCACTTTAACGTACACAAGTCTAATTTATATAGCTGTTCAAGGATTAGATTAATCTCAAGTAGGACAAGTATTAATTTGGTTATAAGTggagtaaatttaatttatttgtgaatAGAAAGACAgggttttaatatatatgcaaaactagatttaaatacagtTGCACATAACAATATCATGCGTAGGACATTATTTTTAGATCATTGTTGATTTATATTTAGGTCATTCTTACAAAtgatgacctaaaatgatctaaaatgaCATTAAACTcgaatcttataatatgacctaaaattgcttaattatgatttttggagtttataattaattattggcaattaaattatttaattatagagCCAAGATTTAGACTGCATTTCTAGATTTAGATGCCAAGATTTAGGATGCATTCTTGGTTTTAATCTGCCTGGAAAGATGTGCCTGTATAATACACATATAATAAATCGAGGTAGATTTCTCAAATCATGGAAACGGAACACGATAAATcgagaaatttaaatttggtttaGTACTGATCTTACAAATCTTTCATTAATTAGCATAGGGATATATCTTTAGATCTATAACCACTATTGGTgcaaatatgttaattaatacCAGTAAAATGGttcgataaaaaaataatgatcgTTCGTTTATACCCATGTTCTGCACATACATCAAagactaaaattaatatacatataatatggAAATGTgcttaaatttttattctttttgtttatttattagaaaatGGGGATTAagttatactcctattaactttataaattaatttgaagcGCTAAGATAATAAATATGTCGAAGGATTGAGGCATAATCAACGCATAAGTACAtgaaaatatatcatattaattcAAGGAACGTGGTCGGGTGGCATGAGACTCGTCCATCCTTAACTTTTAAATACTTGGACCAGACATAGTCATTGGGTCCGCCAATACCCTTGGTaattacccaaaaaaaaaaaaactatcatatttttcaCAAATCAATTTAGCAAGTTTTACGCTtaactttaattaatactactattatattatcgtacatttttttaaaataaacttgGTGTCAGTTTCAGTctgattaataatttataatttcgaAAATAATCAGCAGGCAGGCAGATTTTACTTGTGACATTCTAGATCTAAtggtatatataaattaacttaattaactATAGATGAACGATTATAGACTAGTAATAGTACCAATTTCAATAGTTCATGCCACGAAAATGATGTTGATTTTTCCTCAATAAATTTTATGcacatataaaacaaaaagttGTTCGCTGAtgttaaatatctcattttgttactccctccgtcgtgACCTCATATTTgatcggcacgagttttaagaaattgtttgactttatgtgtagaaaaatgagTAGAATAGTCAATATAATGTGGatcccacttttttatattagttttataataaaatgtgagtgaaatgagttagtggaatgtaaagTCCACTTACCAAATagagtaaaagtgaaattagacatttaatggcgaacggacgaaaaaagaaaagtgtgatatttaatggcggacggagggagtacctcaTTACTTTATATGAGTggatattagtattaaaaattgtactcTGCAGTGGttgaggcatttcttttcacGGTAGTGGAGACATTACTTTTCGATGCacatttaagaaaaaaaaggtgttaaaaatgagttaaataaatgaagaatatagtaggaaatgaaaaggttaaaaagatgaagagaaaataaagtaagagtgtaatgtactactatggaacataTCAAAGtgacaaaatgactcaactattatggaacggagagatTAGTAATTTATAGAGTTAAACTGTTATTAAGACAATTTATAAGTTAAAATGAACGTACCTCTTtcccttattttatttaatcaaaggTACGAATgtatatgttttatatatgtacaaataGGATTTGtaatcaattgagattttttagcctaattgagaattgaagtcactcatatttattaaatgagtggtccagaatTTGCCAcgtggaaaatatttttaaattaattaattatgaaatggtAGAATGGtaatttcacaatattatatttaatacataatttttattacaatttttaattttttaaatttttttaatttttaatttttttttttaataaatttttgtcaactacatatacaattcatgtcaacttcAACTAcatttataattcatgtcaacacatctaatgtcaactatgtgtataatactataatccatgcatatataattcatgtcaactacacacatataatgtcaactacatatataattcatgtcaactataagttgttgacatttgatgtgcagGCTATTGATGATAATACCCTCGAGTTAACATAATCTACTAGCAGTTGACATTTCGAAAATGTTGTAGATGAGAGTGGCAGAACAATTATTAATGGAGAGCGACGTTTACGGCATATGATTTAAAGGTGACAAAATTTATTCggttataatattttaattaatatgtccCATTCAAGCGTACATATGATATATACAAACTAACAAAtcatactaaaataaaacataaaatgtcGTGATATATAGGAGTACAATGAAAGAGTCTCAATTTATGTCGAATTCTTCTAGGTAAGCAACAATTGTTGTTTTCGTCGTACTATGAAAGACAGAGTCTCAATTTATTTGGAAGCCTACTAGATAAGCAACAATCGTTGttttcttaataaaatgatgaatGTTGGAACATTTTAATGTCGTGTAATGTAACCATATAAAGATTGTacctaaatatttattaatatttatcgTATCATTCAATTACTTGATCTTCTATGCTATTATATATTTAGGGGTGTTCGATTTGTTAGATtatatttcatgattaaatttatttatgattggttcatgagattgaatatCATGACTTAATCCTAAATGGATAGtcatgtaataattatttatagctAACTCACTCCtactaaataatctcacaacttaatcctaaattatatcttactactattttatctagaTAACCAAACGCCACCTTATAGGattaaatagttatttataaatgtagGAGAACTATTATGTAGATATATATCTACCATGGGAGAAATTAGAGTTACAAATTTCACGCTTTGTTCTCTAAAACTGGAGTTATGGTACTAGGCAGTACAGCGTATAAATAGCTCAATAGAATCTAATTAATAGGTGTAGAAAAACGATTAACTATTCACTCTCAATGTTGTCACTTAGAAGACGATTTCCCCACTTCAGAATTCATTAAGAATATCATGAATCGGAATCCAAATACGCTTCTGCTTTATGATTATCAATCGTATTcgacatataatttatgttaatattttcCATACTAATACATATTGAAATGAACTGATAATTAGCttagtttgaaattttgaattcttggtaaatttcattaatacaCGAAGCATGATTAGTATTTGTAAATCCTGCCGTGTGTTGTTTGAGGAATCATGCCGTATGACTTTGGTTCTCATTTTGGAAAACATCTGTTTGACTATAAATACTTGTAGTCGAATGATTTTGAAAGcaacttataattttttagaattctttttggtttgtttaatGCGTTTTGTTCGTCTAGTTCATTTGTTCTAAATTAGTTCAAAAGATTGTTTTGCAATAATTCAATTGTTGCAAACTTTGGTTTGGTTCATACTGATTGAAATCCTGCACTTGGATTTACTCTTCAATAGTTTAATTGATTCATTGAAGTGTTTTTTATAAGGTAAAAGGATCGTCGTTATTAGTGTAATTTTTTGTGTGCCTCCTAAAGTGTGCGCAAAATTTACAGaaccaaatttaatattttgaattggtTTGGGTTTAATTTCTGCAAAATTTGTCGGGTTATTGAAATTCAATCGTGTCTTAAAAAAAACCCAGAAATTTTCGACGGAAATGGTCGAAACCTTGAAAATTGAGTGATCCCTTATCTGCCCTGATTTTTAAAGGATAATGAAGTCgtaaatttttagattttaaattgtgtTAAACGGTTACTTAGTATATACTttagtagtacaattttttgaaaagggccgtaaattttaattttgttgggTCACAAATTTTGtagctattttattttaatttattacttttcATGTCCgtactaagttgagtcatatttttttcgggtgtcccaattaagttgaatcatttctttttttgataaaaagcaaaaatttcaatcactcttactttattctatcacatattttactctttctGTTTTTtgtcctactttattcttgtttcatacttttcaacacaatttcataattttcgtgCTCAAAAGTTTAGACTCAGCTTaattagttgggacggagagagtttTACttgtttgtaaaataaaacagctcaaacaattgaaaatattttaaacaaataaaacagctcaaacaattgaaaatatttttaacaattaatcgtatttaattgttttgggTAATAAGTACGtcatttgccattttggtacgttccatattaatagtgtatttccatttttagtaaaagtcaacacatttttccacacttactttactctctcttactttattctctcttcatttcactatctttttcatttttcactttactttccctttacttaacacaatttttcttaatttccgtgtcgaaaagaaatgtctccattattatggaacgagGGAGTATTAAAGTGTAGACTTAAAATTGGTTCTTGAAAAATAGGGTTGCACCTGatgtcattattttttaataataaaataaaaatttatacacCATTTGTGGCTTCACAAGAGCAAAATAGTTAGTTGAGCTACtttaaacatgattttttttttcatgctCAAGTCCCTGTAACGTAATTTTTCCTAATCCATAGACTAAAAAGGTACAAACTTTATATTTGAGGGATTAATTTTGAAGCCcattcttaattaaataatgagtgCCAGTTACATTGTCCattattctaatttctaaatgaattaataagcATTAATTCGTCAAAGTGAACCGTGATGTGTAGATTTGTTtaattggaataaataagatagtATCCTTGAAATGCATACGGATAATTAATCTGCCCAAATGAAGCTTGCTATTTGGGCAGATTAAATTTGAACCAAGAAATAGGAATATAGTACTGTAGCAAACAAGAACTAAGGCTACAAGCCTATAACAGaaacacaaaagaaaaaagaaaataaaaccgAGACATGGATAGGCCACTCATGAGTCATGAGTCATGACTAAAGGAGTGGAGAATTAATTATCTGGGGTAGattgaattataaaaagtatttcattAATATCAGAGATTTGTATAATCTAAAGTAGCCACTACCCAGTTTACAAATGCACTGCTAATTTGTGTTACCTCTGGATATAATTAGTGCACCATGATTGATACCAAcattagaaaattcatcaatcgacaaggaaaaagaaacacctgttatttgaaagaaaaatcgAAAACAGAGGAAGAAATCGACCGGGaagttattttcatatttgccTAGCTTGAGTAGAAATATGTAACATTTGTTGAATGTTCTTTTACGTAAGAAAGCTTTAATGGTATTTTGTCGccataaagaataaaaaaaatagacatttaAATACGTAAGAAAGTTTTTATGGTATTCTTTTCGTTGTATAGAATAAAAAGTAGatatttgaattgaaaatcTGAATGATACAAAACAGAAATATGTATTcgttttgaaataatttggaTTTCaataagattttatgcaatgttgttttgtgggttaatgaagagagaataaagtaagtgagataaaaaaatagagatgacattgtttctattttaggaaacgttttatttttaatgagactattcaaaaaggaaaatgtttcatttttaatgggacagaggaagtaaaATTTAGTATGGAGTAACTAATTTGATAAAGTACCATAGTTTAATGACTTTTTAGGAAATTAACCTTctatatttgattataatattaaGATGTCACCCATGAGTTAGTTATTTtgtccaaaaataaaattttaatgttgtAGTGACATCTTGAAATGAGAacagtaattatttaatttacttaattattattatgtgagataattattattctctttgtctcaaaaaaaatatagtaataatttttaatttttagtccGTTCCACAAAAGTATGAAttctctaatttttaaaatattttctttcttatgaGGTGAGACTTATTCTCCAATAACAATActccaatcactttttctttccatttcttttattttaccaactatacattaaaatatgtgtttaACCATGAGTGCATAGTTTTATGGAACAACTAGAGTACCATTTTGTTATACTAACTCCAGACTTTACTGTTGGTTTTCCAATTTCCATTATCGTGCTAAAAGACAATACTTATGCATCATGAAAAGCAAGTAATTAACTGATTTGGAGATTACAAATTTAGACTATATGCACTTTAGACGAAATTGGAGGAAAAGAAATCTATTTTGAGATCTCCTCCGCTAAAAAGAGTTGTTAATTGGGATAATATGGATGTGTTTGATAATATCTTCAACAAATGTTTAATGTTTAAGGGAAGAGAAAGATACAACTAAGTTGAGAGCAAAGAATGAATGGAAAATGATCTAGTGGTGAAGCAATAGATTATAAAGCAAGCATATGATATCCTAACATTTCCATCAGTCAAGTCTGAACCATGATG is a window from the Salvia hispanica cultivar TCC Black 2014 chromosome 1, UniMelb_Shisp_WGS_1.0, whole genome shotgun sequence genome containing:
- the LOC125201818 gene encoding linamarin synthase 2-like; its protein translation is MGSIAEKPHVVMVPYPAQGHVTPMMRLAKLLHSRGFHVTFVNTEFNHRRLIRSKGPDSVRGLPDFRFETIPDGMPVQSDEGATQDIPFLCYYTRMTCLAPFKKLLARLDSEGGDTPPVSCVISDGVMSFGIRAAQEMGFPDVQFWTASACSFIGYLHYRELIKRGIFPLNEDFLSDGTLDTPVDWVPGMPNIRLKDLPSFFQTSDPNDIMFDFLGEEAQSCLKASAIIFNTFQELEKEALEAVVSKFNYTNFYTIGPLPLLGKHVKDGEAKSLNSSLWKPDSKVFDWLDRQKPESVIYVNYGSITTMTGQNFWDFALGLADSKQPFLWVVRPDVVKGENGESSGELPREFLEAVEDRGVMVTWCAQDEVLTHGAVGAFLTHCGWNSNLESISCGVPVICWPFFADQQTNCHYSCEKWGIGMEIDHRVRRDDIANVVREMMVGEKGKKMRLKAQEWKKIAQDVTQVGGESYVNFEEVIKKGLRYHG